One Pseudomonas sp. HOU2 genomic window carries:
- the dsbD gene encoding protein-disulfide reductase DsbD — MRHFFLLFALLISGLAQAGNNPFETKPEFLPVDKAFVLTSERLESGETQLFWQITDGYYLYQKRLKFDGLTAEQQPALPEGESHSDEFFGEQPVYRQGLEVKIPASASGQIKVSYQGCADAGLCYPPQTRVIDLGGQATPTYSAEAPDQALASSLQQRALGWSLLVFFGLGLLLAFTPCSLPMLPILAGMIVGSGATPRRGFALASSYVICMALVYAAMGVIAALLGANLQAWLQNPWLLGAFAAVFVVLALPMFGFFELQLPVALRDRLEHASRSRNGGSLIGAGVLGALSGLLVGPCMTAPLAGALLYIAQSGNALHGGLILFALGIGIGVPLLLLVTVGNRFLPKPGAWMNLLKGIFGFLFLATALLMLRPVLDSSLWLGLCGALLLIAAFCAWKQSDGFGRVAQVFGASSLLLGLWGSLLLIGAAGGSDDPYQPLQVYSAGRAASATPSGHDAFTTIKDPAALQRELDSAKAQGQWVLLDYYADWCVSCKVMEKQVFGKDKVMQALSDVRLLRLDVTADNAASRELLGRYKVPGPPSFVWIGTDGEERRSQRITGEVDAETFLQRWTTTRDAN; from the coding sequence ATGCGTCATTTTTTTCTTTTGTTTGCACTGCTGATCTCCGGCCTGGCCCAGGCGGGAAACAATCCATTCGAGACCAAACCGGAGTTTCTGCCGGTCGACAAAGCCTTCGTGCTCACCTCCGAACGCCTTGAGTCCGGGGAAACCCAGCTGTTCTGGCAAATCACCGACGGCTATTACCTGTACCAGAAACGCCTGAAATTCGACGGTTTGACGGCAGAGCAGCAGCCGGCGTTGCCCGAGGGCGAGTCGCACAGTGACGAATTCTTCGGTGAACAACCGGTGTATCGCCAGGGGCTGGAGGTAAAAATTCCGGCCTCGGCCAGCGGTCAGATCAAGGTCAGTTACCAGGGCTGCGCCGATGCCGGCCTGTGTTACCCGCCGCAGACCCGGGTCATCGATCTGGGCGGTCAAGCAACGCCAACATACAGTGCCGAAGCGCCGGACCAGGCCTTGGCCAGCAGCCTGCAGCAACGGGCGCTGGGCTGGAGCCTGCTGGTGTTCTTCGGCCTCGGCCTGTTGCTGGCGTTTACTCCGTGTTCGTTGCCGATGCTGCCGATTCTGGCGGGCATGATTGTCGGCAGTGGTGCCACCCCGCGCCGTGGGTTCGCCCTGGCCAGCAGCTATGTGATCTGCATGGCGCTGGTGTATGCGGCCATGGGAGTGATCGCCGCGCTGCTCGGCGCCAATCTGCAGGCATGGCTGCAAAATCCGTGGCTTCTGGGTGCCTTCGCTGCAGTGTTCGTGGTGCTGGCATTGCCGATGTTCGGCTTCTTCGAATTGCAACTGCCGGTGGCCTTGCGTGATCGCCTCGAACACGCTTCGCGCAGCCGCAATGGCGGCAGCCTGATCGGTGCCGGGGTGCTCGGCGCATTGTCCGGTCTGCTGGTCGGCCCGTGCATGACCGCGCCACTGGCCGGCGCTTTGCTGTACATCGCGCAGAGCGGCAATGCGCTGCACGGTGGATTGATTCTGTTTGCGTTGGGCATCGGTATCGGGGTGCCGCTGTTGCTGTTGGTGACCGTCGGCAATCGCTTCCTGCCAAAGCCTGGCGCGTGGATGAACCTGCTCAAGGGCATCTTCGGTTTCCTGTTCCTCGCGACCGCGCTGCTGATGTTGCGCCCGGTGCTGGACTCGTCGCTGTGGCTGGGCCTGTGCGGCGCGCTGCTGCTGATCGCCGCGTTCTGTGCGTGGAAGCAATCGGACGGCTTCGGCCGGGTTGCCCAGGTGTTCGGCGCCAGTTCGTTGTTGCTCGGTCTGTGGGGCAGCCTGTTGCTGATCGGCGCTGCCGGTGGCAGCGACGACCCGTATCAGCCGTTGCAGGTGTACAGCGCCGGTCGGGCCGCCAGCGCTACGCCGAGCGGGCATGACGCGTTCACCACGATCAAGGATCCGGCCGCCCTGCAGCGCGAACTGGATAGCGCCAAGGCTCAGGGCCAGTGGGTGCTGCTCGATTACTACGCCGACTGGTGCGTGTCGTGCAAAGTCATGGAAAAACAGGTGTTCGGCAAGGACAAGGTCATGCAGGCGCTGAGCGACGTGCGCCTGCTGCGCCTCGATGTCACTGCTGACAACGCCGCCAGCCGCGAGCTGCTCGGCCGCTACAAAGTCCCTGGGCCACCAAGTTTTGTCTGGATCGGCACCGACGGCGAAGAACGACGTAGCCAGCGCATCACCGGTGAGGTGGATGCCGAGACGTTCCTGCAACGCTGGACTACCACCCGAGACGCCAATTAA
- the dsbG gene encoding thiol:disulfide interchange protein DsbG has product MPRLRHLLTLTLGTALLHLPSVQAAEELPAAIKQIEAKGAKIVGQFDAPDGLRGYAAQYQNRGMALYLTPDGQHVLLGNLYDADGKDLSSEPLQKMVYAPMAKEIWGKFEASNWIQDGNKDAPRTVYLFSDPNCPYCNMFWEQARPWVKAGKVQLRHIMVGIIREDSPAKSAALLAAKDPAKALEDHEKAGKASTLKPLKDIPKAVQTKLAANMQLMEDLELQATPAIFYMDDKGELQQQQGAPSPEKLTKILGPK; this is encoded by the coding sequence ATGCCCCGCCTCCGCCACCTGCTGACGCTGACTCTGGGCACTGCCCTGCTGCACCTGCCGTCGGTGCAGGCCGCTGAAGAATTGCCCGCCGCGATCAAGCAGATCGAAGCCAAGGGCGCAAAAATCGTCGGTCAGTTCGACGCCCCGGACGGCTTGCGCGGTTATGCGGCGCAGTACCAGAACCGTGGCATGGCGCTGTACCTGACGCCAGACGGCCAACACGTGCTGCTCGGCAATCTGTACGACGCCGACGGCAAGGATCTGAGCAGCGAGCCATTGCAGAAAATGGTTTATGCGCCGATGGCCAAGGAAATCTGGGGCAAGTTCGAAGCCAGCAACTGGATTCAGGACGGCAACAAGGATGCACCACGCACCGTGTACCTGTTCAGCGATCCGAACTGCCCGTACTGCAACATGTTCTGGGAACAGGCGCGGCCATGGGTCAAGGCCGGCAAAGTGCAGTTGCGGCACATCATGGTCGGGATCATCCGCGAAGACAGTCCGGCGAAATCCGCTGCGCTGCTGGCGGCGAAAGATCCGGCCAAGGCCCTGGAAGATCACGAGAAAGCCGGCAAGGCCAGCACCCTCAAGCCATTGAAAGACATTCCAAAAGCGGTGCAGACCAAACTGGCCGCCAACATGCAGTTGATGGAAGACCTGGAACTGCAGGCGACACCGGCGATTTTCTACATGGATGACAAGGGGGAGCTGCAACAGCAGCAAGGCGCGCCTTCGCCGGAGAAGCTGACGAAGATTCTCGGGCCGAAATAA
- a CDS encoding GNAT family N-acetyltransferase → MEASICICPAKPADAGLISRIIERSIRVGCVLDHRNDPQQVSHWIGRQSADVISAHLADAHCYLNIALMQDKPVGVGMATASGEIGFCHVQPEWFRRGAGRALMMDLEGWLRIRGVPQVCIASTRTGAAFYRHLGYCNSALSASDQGLHRVALHKPLVVPD, encoded by the coding sequence ATGGAAGCATCGATCTGCATCTGCCCGGCGAAACCCGCCGACGCTGGCCTCATCAGTCGCATCATCGAGCGTTCGATTCGCGTCGGATGTGTGCTCGATCACCGCAACGATCCGCAGCAGGTCAGCCACTGGATCGGCCGGCAATCTGCCGATGTCATCAGCGCGCACCTTGCCGACGCGCATTGCTACCTGAATATCGCCTTGATGCAGGACAAGCCGGTGGGTGTCGGCATGGCCACGGCCAGCGGTGAGATCGGCTTTTGCCATGTGCAGCCCGAATGGTTTCGTCGTGGCGCAGGCCGCGCACTGATGATGGACCTTGAAGGCTGGCTGCGGATTCGTGGTGTGCCGCAGGTGTGCATCGCCAGCACACGCACCGGTGCGGCTTTTTATCGACATCTGGGCTACTGCAATTCGGCGCTATCCGCCAGCGATCAGGGCTTGCACCGTGTTGCGCTGCACAAGCCATTGGTGGTGCCCGACTGA
- a CDS encoding ATP-binding protein encodes MSLRLRLSLTLGAAFALIWALAAAWMLSDLRNQMMFSLDQRLVASARMVAGLLEQLPALPSKGEGTHFSAEQLNIPGGMACQVSSLRGEILARSHSSPEQTLEAEKMGFHDQMIDGAPWRSFTLARGDVRITTADRQIEREALNMSILLAASVPVGVALLGCLCLLWLGIGQGLAPLNRLREALMRRNADSLEPLQLQSFPSELKPLLDTQNQLFQRIGKTIERERRLTGDAAHELRSPLTAIKTHLQVARMTEGSARDQSLARAEEGADRMHRTLEQLLLLARVEGSLSFDDGVQCSAEQVAKLAMQDAAGGECQRIKLQLPKQLSNAPVQMPAVLSIAALRNLLDNALRHTPADAEVELSLETVGQRARFVVRDHGPGIAAEDLQHLTQRFWRNGQSTGCGLGLAIVQAIVQRCACTLHFDSRPDGLRVELTMPLQPV; translated from the coding sequence ATGAGTCTGCGTCTGCGCCTGAGTCTGACCCTCGGCGCCGCGTTCGCCCTGATCTGGGCGCTGGCCGCGGCGTGGATGCTCAGCGACTTGCGCAATCAGATGATGTTTTCCCTCGACCAGCGGCTGGTGGCTTCGGCGCGCATGGTCGCCGGACTGCTGGAGCAACTGCCGGCGTTGCCGAGCAAGGGCGAGGGCACCCATTTCAGTGCCGAACAGTTGAATATTCCCGGCGGCATGGCCTGTCAGGTCAGCTCTTTGCGCGGGGAAATCCTGGCCCGCAGCCACAGCAGCCCCGAGCAAACCCTGGAAGCGGAAAAAATGGGCTTCCATGACCAGATGATCGATGGCGCGCCGTGGCGCAGTTTTACGCTCGCGCGAGGTGATGTGCGGATCACCACTGCCGACCGGCAGATCGAGCGCGAAGCGCTGAACATGTCAATCCTGCTGGCGGCTTCGGTGCCGGTCGGCGTGGCGTTGCTCGGTTGCCTGTGCCTGTTGTGGCTGGGCATTGGCCAGGGGCTGGCGCCGCTCAATCGCCTGCGCGAAGCCTTGATGCGGCGTAACGCCGACTCGCTTGAGCCATTGCAGTTGCAGTCGTTTCCCAGTGAATTGAAACCGTTGCTCGATACGCAGAACCAGCTGTTCCAGCGCATCGGCAAGACCATCGAACGCGAGCGTCGCCTGACCGGTGACGCCGCCCACGAACTGCGCAGCCCGCTGACCGCGATCAAGACCCACCTGCAAGTGGCGCGCATGACCGAAGGCAGTGCCCGTGATCAGTCGCTGGCCCGGGCCGAGGAGGGCGCCGACCGCATGCACCGCACCCTGGAGCAACTGCTGTTGCTGGCGCGGGTCGAGGGCAGTCTTTCGTTCGACGACGGCGTGCAATGCAGCGCCGAGCAGGTGGCGAAACTGGCGATGCAGGATGCGGCCGGTGGTGAATGCCAGCGCATCAAGTTGCAATTGCCCAAGCAGCTTTCCAATGCGCCCGTGCAAATGCCGGCGGTGCTGTCGATTGCCGCGTTGCGCAATCTGCTCGACAACGCCCTGCGCCATACCCCGGCAGACGCTGAGGTGGAGCTGAGTCTGGAAACCGTCGGCCAGCGCGCCCGCTTTGTGGTGCGCGACCATGGTCCCGGAATTGCGGCGGAAGATCTGCAACACCTGACCCAACGCTTCTGGCGCAACGGCCAGAGCACCGGCTGCGGACTGGGCCTGGCGATTGTGCAAGCCATCGTCCAGCGCTGCGCTTGCACCCTGCATTTCGACAGCCGGCCGGATGGCTTGCGAGTCGAATTGACGATGCCCTTGCAACCCGTCTGA
- a CDS encoding TlpA disulfide reductase family protein, producing the protein MLTFTLGTFAIALNHLLLISALALATFVGWRVAKRGGDNPESALFSLFLLGMLAARVAFVALYWGHYRNDPWQIIDLRDGGFLAWPGVIVLLLAALYRGWRRPGLRRPLGFGVASGVLFWLLATLSLNIYEQGTRLPEITLRNAAGETIQLSDYQGGPLVINLWATWCPPCRREMPVLENAQQQRPDLTFLFVNQAESMQSVATFLETQGLSLNNVLFDRSGRLGQAVGSMALPTTLFYSPDGRLLSSHLGELSNASLARALENFDIPNPTAAPATSARKLPCPASATC; encoded by the coding sequence ATGCTGACGTTCACCCTCGGCACCTTTGCCATCGCGCTTAACCACCTGCTGCTGATCAGTGCCCTGGCGCTGGCGACCTTTGTCGGCTGGCGGGTGGCCAAGCGTGGTGGCGATAATCCCGAGTCAGCGCTGTTCAGCCTGTTTTTGCTGGGCATGCTCGCGGCACGCGTGGCGTTTGTCGCCCTGTATTGGGGTCACTATCGTAACGATCCGTGGCAGATCATCGACCTGCGCGACGGCGGTTTCCTCGCCTGGCCGGGGGTGATCGTGCTGCTGCTCGCCGCTCTCTATCGTGGCTGGCGCCGCCCCGGCCTGCGTCGGCCATTGGGTTTTGGCGTGGCCAGCGGTGTGCTGTTCTGGCTGTTGGCGACCCTGTCGCTGAACATCTACGAACAAGGCACGCGCCTGCCGGAAATCACCCTGCGCAACGCCGCCGGCGAGACCATCCAGCTCAGCGACTATCAGGGCGGTCCATTGGTGATCAACCTGTGGGCGACCTGGTGCCCGCCGTGCCGGCGCGAGATGCCGGTGCTGGAAAACGCTCAGCAACAACGCCCGGACCTGACCTTTCTGTTCGTCAATCAGGCCGAAAGCATGCAAAGCGTTGCCACCTTCCTGGAAACCCAGGGCCTGAGCCTGAACAACGTGCTGTTTGACCGCAGCGGTCGACTGGGTCAAGCCGTGGGTTCCATGGCGTTGCCGACTACGCTGTTCTACAGCCCTGACGGTCGCTTGTTGAGCAGTCATCTGGGCGAACTGTCGAACGCCAGTCTGGCCCGCGCCTTGGAAAACTTCGACATCCCGAATCCAACCGCCGCACCGGCCACCTCTGCAAGGAAACTGCCATGCCCCGCCTCCGCCACCTGCTGA
- a CDS encoding alpha/beta fold hydrolase, translating to MPFFTVDGQALHYIDQGTGPAVLLAGSYLWDTAMWAPQIAALSPHYRVIALDLWGHGESGRLPPGTTSLDDIARQVEALLDHLQIERVTLVGLSVGGMWGVRLALSAPQRINGLVLLDTYVGVEPEPTRQYYFSLFRQIEESGEISEQLLDIVVPIFFRPGIDPQSALYQDFRAKLAAYTADRLRESIVPMGRITFSRDDLLPRLRELNAATTLVLCGDQDKPRPPSEAQEMAELIGCPWVLVPEAGHISNLENPQFVTEVLFAFLAERH from the coding sequence ATGCCTTTCTTCACGGTTGACGGACAAGCGCTGCACTACATTGATCAAGGCACCGGCCCGGCCGTGTTGCTGGCGGGCAGTTATCTGTGGGACACGGCCATGTGGGCGCCGCAGATCGCTGCATTGTCGCCGCACTATCGGGTGATTGCGCTGGACCTGTGGGGCCATGGCGAATCCGGGCGCTTGCCGCCAGGCACCACCTCGCTGGATGACATCGCGCGGCAGGTCGAGGCCTTGCTCGATCATCTGCAGATCGAACGGGTCACGCTGGTGGGCCTGTCGGTCGGCGGCATGTGGGGCGTGCGTCTGGCGTTGTCGGCACCGCAACGGATCAACGGTCTGGTGCTGCTCGACACTTACGTCGGCGTCGAGCCTGAGCCGACCCGGCAGTACTACTTCTCGCTGTTCAGGCAGATCGAGGAAAGCGGCGAGATTTCCGAACAATTGCTCGACATCGTGGTACCGATCTTCTTCCGCCCGGGCATCGATCCGCAGTCGGCGCTGTATCAGGACTTCCGCGCCAAACTCGCGGCCTACACCGCTGATCGCTTGCGCGAAAGCATCGTGCCAATGGGGCGCATCACCTTCAGTCGGGATGACCTCTTGCCGCGTCTGCGCGAGTTGAATGCTGCGACCACCCTGGTGCTGTGCGGCGATCAGGACAAACCGCGACCGCCGTCGGAAGCACAGGAAATGGCTGAGTTGATCGGTTGCCCGTGGGTGCTGGTGCCGGAGGCGGGGCATATTTCCAATCTGGAGAACCCGCAGTTTGTTACTGAGGTGCTGTTCGCCTTCCTGGCTGAGCGCCATTGA
- a CDS encoding MbtH family protein, translated as MTSVFDREDILFQVVVNHEEQYSIWPDYKAVPEGWRTVGKSGLKKECLAYIEEVWTDMRPLSLRQKMEGQAAAQ; from the coding sequence ATGACGTCAGTATTCGACCGCGAGGACATCCTCTTTCAGGTCGTGGTCAACCACGAAGAGCAATACTCGATCTGGCCGGATTACAAAGCCGTGCCTGAAGGCTGGCGCACCGTGGGCAAGAGCGGCCTGAAGAAGGAATGCCTGGCCTACATCGAAGAAGTCTGGACCGACATGCGTCCGCTGAGCCTGCGCCAGAAGATGGAAGGGCAGGCGGCTGCTCAGTAA
- a CDS encoding zinc ABC transporter substrate-binding protein has protein sequence MTFSLRKLTLAMALCGVVGSPLLAAENPQPLRVLASLPITYGLGEVLLKGTDVSLERAAPANLPGSRQTAYFTGRGAPALGKLATAADAVIGVRSLWADDPLYPIARRSNIRIVEVDAARPVDGALPGIAVQPGLKVDGLNSQPWLASNNMGRMADVMAADLVRLAPSAKPKIEANLAALKQRLLKLSADSEARLAEADNLSVMSLSDHFGYLIGSLNLELIGQDPRPDAEWTTEDLKKLTATLKDNDVALVLHHRQPSEAVKAAIAESGSQLLVLSTDAEDPVAELEGNVDLLLKGLSGGPSA, from the coding sequence ATGACTTTCTCACTGCGAAAACTGACCCTGGCCATGGCCCTGTGCGGCGTGGTCGGCAGCCCGTTGCTGGCGGCTGAAAACCCTCAACCACTGCGCGTACTGGCCTCGTTGCCCATCACCTACGGCCTCGGCGAAGTGCTGCTCAAAGGCACCGACGTCAGCCTGGAACGCGCAGCCCCGGCGAATCTGCCGGGCAGCCGTCAGACCGCGTACTTCACCGGTCGCGGCGCTCCGGCGCTGGGCAAACTGGCAACCGCTGCCGACGCGGTGATCGGCGTGCGCTCGCTGTGGGCCGATGATCCGCTGTACCCGATCGCGCGGCGCAGCAACATTCGCATTGTCGAAGTCGACGCGGCGCGCCCGGTGGATGGCGCCCTGCCAGGGATTGCCGTGCAACCGGGCTTGAAGGTCGATGGCTTGAACAGTCAGCCGTGGCTGGCGAGCAACAACATGGGGCGCATGGCCGACGTGATGGCGGCGGACCTAGTGCGCCTGGCGCCTTCGGCCAAACCGAAGATCGAGGCCAATCTGGCAGCGCTGAAACAGCGCCTGCTCAAACTCAGCGCCGACAGCGAAGCGCGCCTGGCCGAGGCCGACAACCTGAGTGTGATGAGCCTCAGCGATCACTTCGGTTACCTGATCGGCAGCCTGAATCTGGAGCTGATCGGCCAGGATCCACGGCCGGATGCCGAGTGGACTACCGAAGACTTGAAGAAGCTCACAGCGACGCTCAAGGACAACGACGTGGCGCTGGTGCTGCATCATCGTCAGCCGTCGGAAGCGGTGAAAGCGGCGATTGCCGAATCGGGGAGTCAACTGCTGGTGTTGAGCACCGATGCCGAAGATCCGGTGGCGGAGCTGGAGGGGAATGTGGATTTGCTGCTCAAGGGTTTGAGCGGCGGGCCTTCGGCCTAA
- a CDS encoding response regulator, whose translation MHVLVCEDDELIASGIVAGLSAQGLTVEHVNTASKARAMLKVAEFDVMVLDLGLPDEDGLKLLQQLRQQGLEIPVLILTARDSVTDRVDGLQAGADDYLLKPFDLRELFARLQTLLRRVAGRSVNLIEHGALTYDPSSRETTLAGQPVDLSRREQSLLQALLHNRGRVLSTEQLKDSVYGFNDELESNALNVHIHHLRSKLGKGIVETVRGLGYRLGPADGGEQQK comes from the coding sequence ATGCACGTACTGGTTTGCGAAGACGATGAACTGATCGCCAGCGGTATCGTTGCCGGTCTCTCGGCGCAGGGCCTGACGGTCGAGCACGTCAACACCGCCTCGAAAGCGCGAGCGATGCTCAAAGTTGCCGAATTCGACGTGATGGTGCTCGATCTCGGCCTGCCTGACGAAGATGGCCTCAAGTTGCTGCAACAACTGCGTCAGCAGGGCCTGGAAATTCCGGTGCTGATCCTGACCGCGCGCGACTCGGTGACCGACCGGGTCGATGGCTTGCAGGCCGGGGCCGATGACTATCTGCTTAAACCCTTCGATCTGCGTGAGCTGTTCGCCCGTCTGCAAACTCTATTGCGCCGGGTCGCCGGACGCAGCGTCAACCTGATCGAACACGGCGCGCTGACCTACGACCCGAGCAGCCGTGAAACGACTCTGGCCGGGCAACCGGTGGACTTGTCGCGGCGCGAGCAATCGCTGTTGCAGGCGCTGCTGCACAACCGTGGCCGGGTGCTGTCCACCGAGCAGTTGAAGGACAGCGTCTACGGCTTCAACGACGAGTTGGAGAGCAACGCACTCAACGTGCATATCCATCACCTGCGCAGCAAACTCGGCAAGGGCATCGTCGAAACCGTGCGCGGTCTGGGCTATCGCCTCGGGCCGGCAGATGGTGGAGAGCAACAGAAGTGA
- a CDS encoding aspartate aminotransferase family protein, whose protein sequence is MSVATSLIEESSARITSAPAETLYQFNESPLLARQSQQESNARSYPRRIPLALKRAKGLYVEDVEGRTFIDCLAGAGTLALGHNHPVVIEAIQQVLTDELPLHTLDLTTPVKDQFVQDLFGLLPPALAAEAKIQFCGPTGTDAVEAALKLVRTATGRSTVLSFSGGYHGMSQGALSLMGSLGPKKPLGALLSNGVQFMPFPYDYRCPFGLGGAAGVKANLSYLENLLNDPEAGVQLPAAVIVEAVQGEGGVIPADVEWLRGLRRITEKAGVALIVDEIQSGFARTGKMFAFEHADIVPDVVVLSKAIGGSLPLAVVVYRDWLDTWQPGAHAGTFRGNQMAMAAGSAVMRYLLEHKVCEHAAAMGERLSEHLRILQRDFPQLGDIRGRGLMLGVELVDPNGAPDALGHPPAFARLAPLVQRECLKRGLILELGGRHGAVVRFLPPLVITAAEIDRVAEIFGRALTAATAAV, encoded by the coding sequence ATGTCAGTCGCCACCAGCCTTATCGAAGAGTCGTCGGCCCGGATCACCTCCGCGCCGGCGGAAACCCTGTATCAGTTCAACGAATCACCGCTGCTGGCCCGCCAGAGTCAGCAGGAATCCAATGCCCGCAGCTACCCGCGACGCATTCCGCTGGCACTCAAGCGCGCCAAGGGCCTGTACGTCGAAGATGTCGAAGGTCGGACCTTCATCGATTGCCTGGCCGGTGCCGGCACGTTGGCTTTGGGCCATAACCACCCGGTGGTGATCGAGGCGATTCAGCAAGTGCTGACGGATGAGTTGCCGCTGCACACCCTCGACCTGACCACGCCGGTCAAGGATCAGTTTGTCCAGGACCTGTTCGGTTTGCTCCCGCCAGCACTGGCGGCCGAGGCGAAAATCCAGTTCTGTGGCCCGACCGGCACCGACGCGGTGGAAGCCGCGCTGAAACTGGTGCGCACCGCCACCGGGCGCAGCACCGTGCTGTCGTTCTCCGGCGGTTATCACGGCATGAGCCAGGGTGCCTTGAGCCTGATGGGCAGCCTGGGGCCGAAAAAGCCGCTGGGCGCCTTGCTCAGCAACGGTGTGCAATTCATGCCGTTCCCTTACGACTACCGTTGCCCGTTCGGCCTCGGTGGCGCGGCCGGTGTCAAAGCCAACCTGAGTTATCTGGAAAACCTGCTCAACGATCCTGAAGCCGGCGTGCAATTGCCGGCAGCGGTGATTGTCGAAGCGGTGCAGGGCGAGGGCGGGGTGATTCCGGCCGACGTCGAGTGGCTGCGCGGCTTGCGTCGGATCACCGAAAAGGCCGGTGTGGCGCTGATCGTCGACGAGATCCAGAGCGGTTTCGCCCGCACCGGCAAGATGTTTGCCTTCGAACACGCCGATATCGTCCCGGACGTGGTGGTGTTGTCCAAAGCCATCGGCGGCAGCCTGCCACTGGCGGTGGTGGTCTATCGCGACTGGCTCGACACCTGGCAACCCGGTGCCCATGCCGGTACGTTCCGTGGCAATCAGATGGCGATGGCCGCCGGTTCCGCGGTGATGCGTTATCTGCTCGAACACAAGGTCTGCGAACACGCTGCGGCGATGGGCGAACGCCTGAGCGAACACCTGCGCATACTGCAACGCGACTTCCCGCAACTGGGCGACATTCGTGGTCGTGGCTTGATGCTCGGCGTCGAACTGGTTGACCCGAACGGCGCACCGGACGCCCTTGGTCACCCACCCGCGTTCGCCCGTCTGGCACCGCTGGTGCAGCGTGAATGCCTCAAGCGCGGACTGATTCTCGAATTGGGCGGCCGGCATGGCGCGGTGGTGCGCTTCCTGCCGCCGCTGGTGATCACCGCCGCCGAAATCGACCGCGTCGCCGAGATCTTCGGCCGGGCTCTGACCGCTGCCACCGCCGCTGTGTAA